In Cryptomeria japonica chromosome 10, Sugi_1.0, whole genome shotgun sequence, a genomic segment contains:
- the LOC131057538 gene encoding F-box/kelch-repeat protein At5g15710-like: protein MGALRIPKQTIWSDFPEHLKERILECLPVDCIFRLRVVCKTWNTLFSTQYFNSMVRNSQPFLILCAAKTQLPSLIYSFITHTWRTISFSFIPHDRPVNFRGSASGLLLANTNSNFWFGFNSPKLCVCNPLAQTYSTLPEMVSVSRIMTKAILPVGNKTDEYTVMVVGTSSSDKVIVEAYNSTTKTWKVAGSIPDGVIINENMFFCKGSLFCMTATGGIMAYNIEQGITTIMAMPTEDTHNLWARLVVVRVFCGASTLRNQNWYEYDEPKRIWDYVQEGGGHIDLCIANP from the exons ATGGGTGCTCTCAGAATTCCTAAGCAAACAATCTGGTCGGATTTCCCTGAACATTTGAAGGAAAGAATATTGGAATGCCTTCCAGTGGACTGCATCTTCCGTTTGAGGGTTGTTTGCAAGACCTGGAATACTCTCTTCTCAACACAATATTTCAATTCCATGGTAAGAAATAGCCAGCCATTTCTCATTCTTTGTGCTGCCAAAACCCAACTGCCCTCGCTAATATATTCTTTCATCACCCACACTTGGCGAACCATTTCTTTCTCGTTCATTCCTCATGATCGCCCCGTCAATTTTAGAGGATCTGCTTCTGGGCTGCTCTTGGCAAACACTAATTCCAATTTCTGGTTTGGCTTTAATTCTCCAAAGCTGTGTGTTTGCAATCCCCTAGCCCAAACGTACTCGACGCTGCCAGAGATGGTTTCTGTGAGTAGAATTATGACCAAAGCAATTTTACCAGTGGGTAATAAGACGGATGAATATACAGTCATGGTGGTAGGCACGAGCAGCAGCGATAAGGTTATAGTGGAAGCATATAATTCTACTACCAAGACATGGAAAGTTGCAGGCAGCATTCCTGATGGGGTTATAATAAACGAAAACATGTTCTTCTGCAAGGGCTCTTTGTTCTGTATGACTGCCACTGGCGGCATAATGGCCTACAATATTGAACAGGGGATCACCACAATTATGGCCATGCCCACAGAAGATACCCACAATTTGTGGGCTCGACTTGTTGTTGTAAGAGTG TTTTGTGGTGCATCGACTCTGAGGAATCAAAATTGGTATGAATATGATGAGCCCAAGCGTATATGGGACTATGTACAGGAAGGAGGTGGACATATAGACTTGTGTATTGCAAATCCTTAA
- the LOC131057537 gene encoding F-box/kelch-repeat protein At5g15710, translating to MGALRIRKQAMWSDLPEHVTERILECLPVDRFFRFRAVCKTWNVLFSSQHFNSIARNSQPFLILCPARTQLPSLIYSFFTRTWQNISLSFIPHDCPINFRGSASGLLLADINANVCFGFNSPTLCVCNPLTQVYSTLPKMISVSRIMAKAIVPARNKMDAYIVMVVGMSSTGTVVVEAYNSTTKAWKLAGSIPDVVIRNENVFFFKDSLIGVTSSGGIMAYNIEQGITRVMAMPTSDANNLWVRLVCCKSGVFVVGAIEDNHCLKGVIMWVLVSQKTVKEDYKWEEIGEMPSSLCEEFRRSSNSNWFECVGVGDKICFRANESMEILAYDVRRSSWNWLPKFPVGMRYMSMRCLPLEIMAGTKFI from the coding sequence ATGGGTGCTCTCAGAATTCGTAAGCAAGCAATGTGGTCGGATTTGCCTGAACATGTGACGGAGAGAATACTGGAATGCCTTCCAGTGGACCGCTTCTTCCGTTTCAGGGCTGTTTGTAAGACCTGGAATGTTCTCTTCTCATCCCAACATTTCAATTCCATAGCCAGAAATAGCCAGCCATTTCTCATTCTTTGCCCTGCCAGAACACAACTACCCTCgctaatctattccttcttcaccCGCACTTGGCAAAACATTTCTTTATCTTTCATACCTCATGATTGCCCTATCAATTTCAGAGGATCTGCTTCTGGGTTGCTCTTGGCAGACATTAACGCCAATGTCTGCTTTGGCTTTAACTCTCCAACGCTATGTGTTTGCAATCCTCTTACCCAAGTGTACTCGACGTTGCCAAAAATGATTTCTGTGAGTAGAATTATGGCTAAGGCAATTGTACCAGCAAGGAATAAAATGGACGCATATATAGTCATGGTGGTGGGAATGAGCAGCACTGGTACAGTTGTAGTAGAGGCATATAATTCGACTACCAAGGCATGGAAACTTGCAGGCAGCATTCCTGATGTGGTTATAAGAAACGAAAATGTTTTCTTCTTCAAGGACTCTTTGATTGGTGTGACTTCCAGTGGGGGCATAATGGCCTACAATATTGAACAGGGGATCACCAGAGTTATGGCCATGCCGACATCAGACGCCAACAATTTGTGGGTTCGACTTGTTTGTTGTAAAAGTGGAGTGTTTGTGGTTGGGGCAATCGAAGATAATCACTGTTTGAAGGGCGTAATTATGTGGGTGTTAGTTTCTCAGAAGACGGTAAAGGAGGATTATAAGTGGGAAGAGATTGGGGAAATGCCCAGCTCTCTCTGTGAGGAATTTAGGAGGAGCTCGAATTCAAATTGGTTTGAATGCGTGGGAGTGGGAGATAAGATCTGTTTCAGAGCTAATGAGAGCATGGAAATACTTGCGTATGATGTGAGAAGAAGCTCTTGGAATTGGCTGCCCAAGTTTCCTGTAGGTATGAGATATATGAGCATGAGATGCCTTCCACTGGAAATTATGGCTGGTACTAAATTCATTTAA